Proteins co-encoded in one Ruegeria sp. YS9 genomic window:
- a CDS encoding AsmA family protein, which yields MKWLMRILFIVVAVVALIIGALLLMPGEKLAAILAEQVKAQTGRDLTLTGDVRISFWPVVGMETGPVRFGNASWAGPEPMLSADSLAVGVDAAGLLNGDLRIKRVFADNPVLRLERSDGRGNWELSTPTTATTAATTGGTTPAEPSGQVTLDQLELTNARLIYVENGVTQMDFSGVTLSTSWPEVTAPLVMEAAMPVPGGAVQVDLKIPDLPAFAAGSVTDLELALTAPGGEIGFEGRVNLTGEMDGTIKVVTRDTERMLAAFGQAGTSVPPGLGKIADISAHMTYTQDGRISMRNMVAQLDDNRFVGEADITISDPPRIVARLDAGDLDLSRISETGSAPSGTSQANAPAPEGWSKDPIDASALALANGKIRLTANSIAVPGMTFGKSDLTLSLDRSRAVLDMHPATLFSGQLKGQVVANNRNGLSVGGNVTATGIDLEQALTTMAGVKRLSGTAAGAFEFLGVGQSEDQIMRSLSGKGNLDVGPGVISGLDLDRLMGQGTGSGGTTVFNSLTASFTIDQGVLTNSDLLMSLKNFRADGTGTVDLGGRNIDYLFTPVALRANSGQGISVPVHIKGPWSDPSIKPDLTKVIEAAADVKVKELEDDAKQKVFDKVGNELDTTITDSDQIEDAIKNKLEEEAKKGLLKLFGGD from the coding sequence ATGAAATGGCTGATGCGCATCCTGTTTATTGTTGTGGCCGTGGTCGCGTTGATCATCGGCGCGCTGTTGCTGATGCCGGGGGAGAAGCTTGCCGCGATTCTGGCCGAGCAGGTCAAGGCCCAGACCGGGAGGGATCTGACACTGACCGGCGATGTGCGCATATCCTTCTGGCCGGTGGTCGGGATGGAGACCGGGCCGGTGCGTTTCGGCAACGCAAGCTGGGCCGGACCGGAGCCGATGCTCAGCGCGGATAGCCTGGCCGTCGGGGTGGACGCTGCCGGGCTGTTGAACGGGGATCTGCGGATCAAACGTGTTTTTGCAGACAATCCCGTGTTGCGGTTGGAACGATCCGATGGGCGCGGCAATTGGGAATTGAGCACCCCAACAACAGCGACAACTGCGGCCACGACCGGGGGCACCACGCCCGCTGAGCCCTCGGGGCAGGTCACGCTGGATCAACTGGAGCTGACAAATGCACGGCTGATTTACGTGGAAAATGGCGTCACGCAGATGGACTTCTCGGGCGTGACACTATCTACAAGCTGGCCCGAGGTGACGGCCCCGTTGGTGATGGAGGCCGCCATGCCAGTGCCCGGAGGTGCGGTTCAGGTTGATCTGAAAATCCCGGATTTACCGGCTTTTGCGGCCGGGTCAGTGACTGATCTGGAACTGGCGTTGACGGCTCCGGGCGGCGAGATCGGATTTGAAGGACGCGTCAATCTTACGGGTGAAATGGATGGAACCATCAAGGTCGTGACGCGGGACACTGAAAGAATGCTTGCCGCCTTCGGTCAGGCTGGCACATCTGTACCGCCCGGATTGGGCAAAATCGCCGACATTTCAGCGCATATGACGTATACGCAGGACGGGCGGATTTCCATGCGGAACATGGTTGCGCAATTGGATGACAACCGGTTCGTGGGTGAGGCGGATATCACCATCTCGGACCCGCCGCGTATCGTGGCCCGTCTGGATGCCGGTGATCTGGATCTGTCGCGGATTTCCGAAACGGGTTCTGCCCCAAGCGGCACGTCTCAGGCAAACGCTCCTGCACCTGAGGGGTGGTCGAAGGACCCTATCGACGCGTCCGCTCTGGCCTTGGCGAACGGTAAGATTCGCCTGACGGCCAACTCGATCGCCGTGCCCGGAATGACGTTCGGTAAGAGTGACCTGACCCTGTCGCTGGATCGGTCGCGGGCCGTTCTGGACATGCACCCGGCCACGCTGTTTTCGGGGCAACTGAAGGGTCAGGTGGTTGCCAACAACCGCAACGGCCTGTCTGTCGGCGGCAACGTGACCGCCACCGGGATCGATCTGGAACAGGCACTGACCACGATGGCCGGGGTCAAACGCCTGTCGGGAACCGCTGCGGGAGCATTTGAGTTTCTGGGCGTTGGTCAGTCCGAGGATCAGATCATGCGGTCCCTCAGCGGCAAGGGAAACCTGGATGTCGGTCCCGGAGTGATTTCCGGGCTCGATCTGGACCGATTGATGGGGCAGGGCACCGGATCAGGCGGAACCACCGTGTTCAACAGCCTGACGGCCAGTTTCACCATCGACCAGGGCGTGTTGACGAACAGTGATCTGCTCATGTCACTGAAGAATTTCCGTGCAGATGGCACCGGTACAGTAGATCTGGGGGGTCGCAACATCGACTATCTGTTCACGCCCGTGGCGTTGCGTGCCAATTCCGGGCAGGGGATATCGGTTCCCGTTCACATCAAAGGCCCCTGGAGCGACCCGTCGATCAAGCCGGACCTGACCAAGGTGATCGAGGCGGCCGCGGATGTGAAGGTCAAGGAACTGGAAGACGACGCCAAACAGAAGGTTTTTGATAAGGTCGGCAACGAATTGGATACGACGATCACCGACAGTGATCAGATCGAAGACGCCATCAAGAACAAGCTTGAAGAAGAGGCAAAAAAAGGCCTGCTCAAATTATTCGGCGGCGACTGA
- the rimO gene encoding 30S ribosomal protein S12 methylthiotransferase RimO, whose product MTTNPPNLRPDLAPAARITETPQSNQPTIGMVSLGCPKALVDSERILTRLRAEGYGISPDYAGADAVIVNTCGFLDSAKAESLDAIGEALVENGKVIVTGCLGAEPDYIREHHPRIMAVTGPHQYEQVLDAVHAAVPPDPDPFVDLLPASSVQLTPRHYSYLKISEGCNHKCKFCIIPDMRGKLASRPAHAVLREAEKLVDNGVRELLVISQDTSAYGLDRKYDVNPWKDGEVRSHITDLARELGQLDAWVRLHYVYPYPHVRDLIPLMADAGCNVLPYMDIPFQHAHPDVLKRMARPAASARTLDEIKAWRAICPGITLRSTFIVGYPGETEAEFQTLLDWMDEAQLDRVGCFQYENVDGARSNDLPDHVPAEIKQERWDRFMEKAQAISEAKLQAKVGQTLEVIVDEVDDEAATCRTKADAPEIDGNLFIDEGFENLRPGDIVTVEVDEAGEYDLWGKPV is encoded by the coding sequence ATGACGACGAACCCGCCAAACCTCCGCCCCGACCTGGCGCCTGCTGCCCGGATCACCGAGACGCCCCAATCAAACCAGCCGACCATCGGTATGGTGTCCTTGGGCTGCCCAAAGGCGTTGGTCGACAGTGAACGCATTCTGACCCGGCTGCGTGCCGAAGGATACGGCATTTCGCCAGATTATGCCGGGGCCGATGCCGTCATTGTGAACACCTGCGGGTTCCTTGACAGCGCCAAGGCGGAATCGCTGGACGCGATCGGAGAGGCGCTGGTGGAAAACGGCAAGGTCATCGTAACCGGCTGTCTGGGCGCAGAACCGGATTACATTCGCGAGCATCACCCCCGCATCATGGCTGTCACCGGCCCGCACCAATACGAGCAGGTGCTGGATGCGGTGCATGCCGCTGTGCCCCCCGATCCTGATCCGTTCGTGGACCTGTTACCCGCCAGCAGCGTTCAGTTGACGCCGCGCCACTACAGCTATCTGAAAATTTCCGAGGGCTGCAACCACAAGTGCAAGTTCTGCATCATCCCCGACATGCGCGGAAAGCTGGCCAGCCGCCCGGCGCATGCGGTTCTGCGCGAGGCGGAAAAGCTGGTCGACAATGGCGTGCGTGAATTGCTGGTGATTTCGCAGGACACCTCGGCCTATGGGCTGGACCGCAAATACGATGTGAACCCTTGGAAAGACGGTGAAGTACGCAGCCATATCACCGATCTGGCGCGTGAACTGGGGCAGTTGGATGCCTGGGTGCGGCTGCACTATGTGTATCCCTATCCGCATGTGCGGGACCTGATTCCGCTGATGGCGGATGCCGGGTGCAACGTGCTGCCTTATATGGATATCCCGTTTCAACACGCCCACCCGGACGTTCTGAAACGCATGGCACGCCCGGCCGCGTCGGCCAGAACGCTGGATGAAATCAAGGCCTGGCGCGCGATCTGCCCGGGTATCACCCTGCGATCGACCTTTATCGTCGGCTATCCGGGCGAGACCGAAGCCGAATTCCAGACCCTGCTGGACTGGATGGACGAGGCACAACTGGATCGTGTCGGGTGTTTTCAGTATGAAAACGTGGATGGCGCGCGCTCGAACGACCTGCCCGATCACGTCCCGGCCGAAATCAAGCAGGAACGCTGGGATCGCTTCATGGAAAAGGCTCAGGCGATCTCGGAGGCCAAGTTGCAGGCGAAGGTCGGACAGACGCTTGAGGTGATCGTGGACGAGGTCGACGACGAGGCCGCCACCTGCCGCACCAAGGCAGACGCGCCCGAGATCGACGGCAACCTGTTCATCGATGAAGGGTTCGAAAACCTCAGGCCCGGTGACATCGTCACGGTCGAAGTGGACGAGGCCGGAGAATACGATTTGTGGGGTAAGCCCGTCTAA
- a CDS encoding phosphomannomutase/phosphoglucomutase has translation MTKPLTEVTPNSWNFLRDAMITPTGFREYDARWKYPEEINLPGMTALGLGLGTQMHRRGIEPVIAVGNDYRDYSLAIKNALMLGLIQAGIRVKDIGPALSPMAYFAQFHLDVPAVAMVTASHNPNGWTGVKMGFERPLTHGPDEMSELRDIVLNGESVTREGGSYEFVDGVKEAYIDDLVGDFKMSRPLKVVCATGNGTASAFAPEIFERIGVEVVPSHNRLDYTFPNYNPNPEAMEMLHDMAATVKSSGADLALGFDGDGDRCGVVDDEGEEIFADKVGVIMARDLAKLHPGSTFVADVKSTGLFASDPELQALGVKADYWKTGHSHMKRRVKEIGALAGFEKSGHYFLAEPIGRGYDCGMRVAVEICKLMDRNPDQSMSDLRKALPKTWSTPTMSPHAADTEKYDILQRLVDKLVAKGDAGETLAGRAIKEVVTVNGARVILDNGSWGLVRASSNTPNLVVVCESSESEAEMRAIFADIDAVIRTEPGVGDYDQTI, from the coding sequence ATGACCAAACCCCTCACCGAGGTAACGCCCAACAGCTGGAACTTTCTGCGCGACGCGATGATCACGCCCACCGGGTTCCGTGAATACGACGCCCGTTGGAAATATCCCGAAGAGATCAACCTGCCCGGCATGACCGCGCTTGGGCTGGGGCTTGGCACGCAGATGCACAGGCGCGGGATCGAGCCTGTAATTGCTGTCGGCAACGATTATCGCGATTATTCATTGGCGATCAAAAATGCCCTGATGCTGGGCCTGATACAGGCTGGTATCCGTGTCAAAGACATCGGCCCTGCGCTCAGCCCCATGGCATACTTCGCACAGTTCCATCTGGATGTGCCGGCGGTGGCGATGGTCACCGCCAGCCACAATCCCAACGGCTGGACCGGGGTCAAAATGGGTTTTGAGCGTCCGCTGACCCATGGCCCGGATGAGATGTCGGAACTGCGTGACATCGTACTGAACGGCGAAAGCGTCACGCGCGAAGGCGGCTCGTACGAGTTCGTCGATGGCGTCAAAGAGGCCTATATCGACGACCTGGTCGGCGATTTCAAAATGTCCCGCCCGCTCAAAGTGGTCTGCGCAACGGGCAACGGCACGGCTTCGGCCTTTGCGCCCGAGATTTTCGAGCGGATCGGGGTTGAGGTCGTACCCAGCCATAACCGTCTGGACTATACGTTCCCCAACTACAACCCGAACCCAGAAGCCATGGAGATGCTGCACGACATGGCCGCCACCGTGAAATCCAGTGGTGCCGATCTGGCGCTGGGGTTTGACGGTGACGGAGACCGCTGCGGCGTCGTCGATGATGAGGGCGAGGAGATCTTTGCCGACAAGGTTGGCGTCATCATGGCGCGTGATCTGGCCAAGCTTCACCCCGGATCGACATTTGTCGCGGATGTGAAATCCACCGGTCTGTTCGCCAGCGACCCCGAGTTGCAGGCCCTGGGCGTCAAAGCCGATTACTGGAAGACCGGCCACAGCCACATGAAGCGTCGGGTCAAGGAAATCGGTGCACTGGCCGGGTTCGAAAAATCAGGCCACTACTTTTTGGCCGAACCGATCGGGCGTGGATACGACTGCGGGATGCGTGTCGCAGTCGAAATCTGCAAACTGATGGACCGCAACCCGGATCAGAGCATGTCGGACCTGCGCAAGGCCCTGCCCAAGACCTGGTCCACACCCACGATGTCACCCCACGCCGCTGATACCGAGAAATATGATATCCTTCAGCGGCTGGTCGACAAGTTGGTCGCCAAGGGAGATGCGGGCGAAACACTCGCTGGCCGCGCAATCAAGGAAGTGGTCACGGTGAACGGCGCACGTGTGATTCTGGACAACGGCAGCTGGGGTCTGGTGCGGGCTTCGTCCAATACCCCCAATCTGGTCGTTGTCTGTGAAAGCAGCGAAAGCGAGGCTGAGATGCGCGCCATCTTCGCGGACATAGACGCCGTCATCCGAACCGAGCCCGGTGTCGGCGATTACGACCAAACCATCTGA